From the genome of Daphnia pulicaria isolate SC F1-1A chromosome 5, SC_F0-13Bv2, whole genome shotgun sequence:
AATTAAGCggttgttttgaaaaattaatggTTGCCCTCTGCCTTCCTATAGCTGAATTTATGGCACGTGAAGTTCATCATGCTATCAGTGGAATGGGGACCAATGAAGATACGCTCATTGAAGTTCTTTGTAGTGGGACTAACCAGGAGATTTGCGAAATGAACGCTGCCTACCAACGATGTGAGAATTAGAAATCAACAGGTTTATTACGTTCTAGATTGTTATTTGTGGCTTTTTATTCGTCTAGTGTACGGGCACCCTATGGAGAAGGATATCAAGGGAGATACTTCTGGTGAATTTGAATTGCTTCTCGTTTCATTGGTCCAGGTGAAGTTCTTGCTGATTTAATGTTCTCCGTATTCGATTTAATATGTCatgagtttatttttttgtatttaatttaattgtagGGTCAAAGAGATGAGAATCAAGCGGTTGATGTTTACGAGGCTAGAACGGATGCCCATCTTTTGTTTCAAGCAGGTAGTTTTGTTAACTGCATTTCTGTATATCAAGTGATCGATAACTTATAGCTCTGTCAGTGAAAATATCCgctttatttatttccagGAGCGGCCAAGATAGGAACAGATGAAAGTGTTTTTCATTCTATCCTTGCTTCTCGCAGTTGGCCTCATTTACGTCAGGTTATTTCCGAATATCACAATATGAACGGCCACACTTTGGAACGTGCTGTGAAGGCGGAGTTTTCGTTCAACGCAGAGAGAGGTCTTTTAACAATATGTAAGTGTCACAGCTTCCTACGAAATTCCTACTTCTTGCATGACTTCACAATATTTTTAACATTCTGCCAGTGCAATGTGCCAAAAACCGACATGAATATTTCGCTCATCGCCTACATCACGCCATTGATGGATTGGGCACAAACGAGTATGACCTAATCTTTATTAATTTTCCACTGAATTTAATTGACATatatattttacatttcagtCGTAACCTTATTCGTATAATCGTTGGTCGTTGTGATGTTGATCTCAACAACATAAAACAAGAGTATGAAAGGAAATTCAGCCGTAGTCTTCAAGCTGATGTTTCGGTGCTGAAAtgcttttacttttcttttcaataaagtttgaaagaaaattacgATCTCTTCGTAGGGTGATACTTCAGGTGATTACCGAAGGGCACTTCTGGCTCTTCTCGGCTGAAAATGTAATAGGAAACTATATTCTTTACATTTGAGTTGTATCTGAGTTATCTTTAATACTtccattacaaaaaaattcttttattataatcATGTTTATGGAATAATTGTTGCCgaaatagttacaattgtttaAGAATAATAAGTGTCTTAAATCTGTTTCTTTAATTTGCTAATTCTTGACTAAATATGCAGTAAACGCACTGTGGTTTGGGAAGCCACTCGGGCATTATAGATTATAGTTCTGGGTAATATTTGATTAGCCTACATCTTCGTCTCAATGAGCACAGATCAGTTTCTCCGGAGTGAAATCTACAGCGCTTATAGGAATAAAGAGTTgcctaaaaaatattaaaaaatctgCCCTTGACGTAATCGGAACGGACTACCAATTGaatttctgaacgaaaaatCATTTGTAAATTCTTTTCCGTGATTTGATATTTCGATCAAAATTAAAGTTCTTAAAGTAAAGTTATATATAATCTAGTTCGTAAGTTAAATATAATATGACACTTGTTAGTTAAAGCATGGTTAAAGAACATCACTCATTCACCGAAGAAACGAGTTAAATGACTCAAATgtaaattggaaaaaagagaGTTTAAGCCATAACCAtttgatattcattttgatattggttaccctacccagcaacgtcaacctgcagaaggaaaggccagtttgcatgtccttcaCATTCGAAGGTTACGGAGATCATTaagtaaaacgtgtcatgcagaggggtagaggttgggtgagaacgacacgtgttacatagccatttggtattcattttgatacttgtttttgtagacccatccccagctcTGTCCCCAGCAACatcaacctgcagaaggaaagaaaattttccttCACTtttgaaggtcacggagatcattacgtaaaatgtgtcatgtggtgtagaggttgggtgagaacgggacgtgtTTCATAATTGTCAAGCAGGtaaaatagccgcaaggcttaagaggtgaaggaatgacaaaaaaatcttaataAAAGGAGAGACAAAAGGCGAAATAAAATCAGttgagtgagcatctccgacacggcaacatcTGCAGCGCACTATCTGTCACCATCTGCTTTCTTCATCCTTATTACATCAGTTCACAATAATTGGTAAAtatgcatttttatttctagtcGTGAATCAGTTCTATCTCGTGTCTAGTTGTTGATAAAACTGtcgtaatttttcaaattgtttattgTACAGATAGCTATAGCGTTATGTTGGGTCTCATTGATGGCTTGGTTGACCACGAGAGAAAATCGtacaaaaggagagaaaaggcgatcgttatcagtcgagtgagcatcggGCATCTccaacacggcaacaactgcactGCCCTATCACTGCATTCCTCATCGTGTAACCAaatcgcaatcatgggtaaatattctgttttctACATTGAGTTTTGTATGAATcctacttttttctatttattaatATGCCATTGAAAATTAATGTTTACACTTATTCCTTGTTTAGCTaacgtcgtgctgctgttagGCGTTGTGTGgttgggtcgaccactggtgtaccgatgtctcctgggtatagcggataccaaaccgcaacgccgctgccttactacacaacaacaaccttaACGACCAGTTACTAAACCGAGGCCCCCAAGTtatacaccactaaggcatcGGAGTATGACACCATTACTTACGCTTCCCCGAGCTACTAACTACACCGATGCCCCGAATTATTACTCTGCCTCCagctacaccactaaggcagcggagtacttcATGACTACGTATATGCTGCTCCAGCtattacaccgaggctccagctattacaccgaggctccagctactacaccgaggctccagctactacaccgaggctccagctactacaccgaggctccagctactacaccgaggctccagctactacaccgaggctccagctactTTCTCGACCCAAACggtcgaatactacaccgaagcaccCAAATACTACTCTGCCACGATATACACAGCCACAACTGAGGCGGTTAAGCATTACGCAGCcccgacttactacacagAAACTGCTCCTTCCTACTACGTTGAACAGAAATGCTACACTgatgctccagtttactacaccccAACCTACGCTAAATCTAGCAACAACACCGAAGCCTCGGAGTACTGCACCGAAGAAGCATCATATTACACAACAACGTACGCTGTCCCACTTAAGTACACCGAGGAACCCAAGTATTACTCAACTCCAAGCTACTACCAAACGCTACCAAACTAAGGCTCATAATTATTAAACCGCTACTTAAACTGCTCCGACATATACA
Proteins encoded in this window:
- the LOC124341219 gene encoding annexin B9-like, translated to MGENVPTVFPASSFNPRADADALHKAMKGFGTDEKALISILCHRTCDQRASINLAYKAAGYGKDLESALKSELSGCFEKLMVALCLPIAEFMAREVHHAISGMGTNEDTLIEVLCSGTNQEICEMNAAYQRLYGHPMEKDIKGDTSGEFELLLVSLVQGQRDENQAVDVYEARTDAHLLFQAGAAKIGTDESVFHSILASRSWPHLRQVISEYHNMNGHTLERAVKAEFSFNAERGLLTILQCAKNRHEYFAHRLHHAIDGLGTNDRNLIRIIVGRCDVDLNNIKQEYERKFSRSLQADVSGDTSGDYRRALLALLG